From one Anabas testudineus chromosome 18, fAnaTes1.2, whole genome shotgun sequence genomic stretch:
- the LOC113157394 gene encoding high affinity immunoglobulin gamma Fc receptor I-like isoform X1 produces the protein MCVYNMFCVSDFPPSASLTVSPDRVQHFTSDSVSLSCEGNSTEWRVRRFPEDSYLSLCSDWGTMTGSTCNISGLNSSAVYWCESGSGQFTNSVNITGHNGDIILVSPVLPVTEGTSVTLGCKLRRENVVSNVFFYQNDKLIQNDTRVELIISAVLKSDQGFYRCGVQTDSWIRTLTSPQSWMAVKLTSTTENSSFPLSLVVGLVCGILLIFLLLLLCCCRKSKGDARLNESVKGPEDTNNDESRDVTYALIEFKKEKKNEPEESSGYSDVKFGSAADENVTYVQVHFHRKSKAKKKKGKSSPAAADESVYSEVKPGAALDQ, from the exons atgtgtgtgtacaacatgttttgtgtttcagattttcctccatcagcgtctctcactgtgagtcctgacagagttcaacacttcacctctgactctgtgtctctgagctgtgaaggaaactctactgagtggagagtgaggaggtttcctgaggacagttacctgtccctctgttctgACTGGGGGACGATGACTGGATCCACATGTAACATTAGTGGACtgaacagttctgcagtgtactggtgtgagtcTGGATCAGGACAGTTCACTAATTCAGTCAACATCACTGGACACA ATGGTGACATTATCCTGGTGAGTCCTGTCCTTCCTGTGACTGAGGGAACATCTGTGACTCTCGGCTGCAAgttgaggagagaaaatgttgtttctaatgtgtttttctatcaaaatgacaaactcatcCAAAATGATACCAGAGTGGAGctgattatctctgcagtgttaAAGTCAGACCAAGGTTTTTATAGATGTGGAGTTCAAACAGACTCGTGGATTAGAACATTAACATCACCACAGAGCTGGATGGCAGTAAAAT tgacgTCTACGACTGAAAactcttcatttcctctgtcaCTGGTCGTTGGGTTGGTTTGTGGCATTTTACTgatttttctcctgctgctgctttgttgctgcagaaagtcaaaag GTGACGCTCGTCTAAATGAATCAGTCAAAGGTCCTGAAGACACTAATAATG atGAATCCAGGGATGTCACATATGCCTTGATTGAGTTTAAAAAGG agaagaaaaatgaaccAGAGGAGAGCTCAGGTTACTCTGATGTGAAGTTTGGATCAGCTGCAG ATGAGAACGTGACGTACGTCCAGGTACACTTCCACAGAAAGAGTAAagccaagaaaaagaaag gAAAATCgagtcctgcagcagctgatgaaaGTGTTTATTCTGAAGTCAAACCAGGAGCAGCTCTTG atcaataa
- the LOC113157394 gene encoding high affinity immunoglobulin gamma Fc receptor I-like isoform X2: protein MCVYNMFCVSDFPPSASLTVSPDRVQHFTSDSVSLSCEGNSTEWRVRRFPEDSYLSLCSDWGTMTGSTCNISGLNSSAVYWCESGSGQFTNSVNITGHNGDIILVSPVLPVTEGTSVTLGCKLRRENVVSNVFFYQNDKLIQNDTRVELIISAVLKSDQGFYRCGVQTDSWIRTLTSPQSWMAVKLTSTTENSSFPLSLVVGLVCGILLIFLLLLLCCCRKSKGDARLNESVKGPEDTNNDESRDVTYALIEFKKEKKNEPEESSGYSDVKFGSAAGKSSPAAADESVYSEVKPGAALDQ from the exons atgtgtgtgtacaacatgttttgtgtttcagattttcctccatcagcgtctctcactgtgagtcctgacagagttcaacacttcacctctgactctgtgtctctgagctgtgaaggaaactctactgagtggagagtgaggaggtttcctgaggacagttacctgtccctctgttctgACTGGGGGACGATGACTGGATCCACATGTAACATTAGTGGACtgaacagttctgcagtgtactggtgtgagtcTGGATCAGGACAGTTCACTAATTCAGTCAACATCACTGGACACA ATGGTGACATTATCCTGGTGAGTCCTGTCCTTCCTGTGACTGAGGGAACATCTGTGACTCTCGGCTGCAAgttgaggagagaaaatgttgtttctaatgtgtttttctatcaaaatgacaaactcatcCAAAATGATACCAGAGTGGAGctgattatctctgcagtgttaAAGTCAGACCAAGGTTTTTATAGATGTGGAGTTCAAACAGACTCGTGGATTAGAACATTAACATCACCACAGAGCTGGATGGCAGTAAAAT tgacgTCTACGACTGAAAactcttcatttcctctgtcaCTGGTCGTTGGGTTGGTTTGTGGCATTTTACTgatttttctcctgctgctgctttgttgctgcagaaagtcaaaag GTGACGCTCGTCTAAATGAATCAGTCAAAGGTCCTGAAGACACTAATAATG atGAATCCAGGGATGTCACATATGCCTTGATTGAGTTTAAAAAGG agaagaaaaatgaaccAGAGGAGAGCTCAGGTTACTCTGATGTGAAGTTTGGATCAGCTGCAG gAAAATCgagtcctgcagcagctgatgaaaGTGTTTATTCTGAAGTCAAACCAGGAGCAGCTCTTG atcaataa